One segment of Bradyrhizobium sp. WD16 DNA contains the following:
- a CDS encoding helix-turn-helix transcriptional regulator has protein sequence MITAAQLRAARVLLGIDQRQLAEMSGLSVPTIQRMEASESMIRGNVDSLMKLIAALDGAGIELIDEGAVSSAAGRGVRLRHRAAVAPRPAGGTRARS, from the coding sequence ATGATTACTGCCGCGCAATTACGGGCCGCCCGGGTGCTCCTGGGGATCGACCAGCGGCAGCTCGCCGAAATGTCCGGGCTGTCGGTGCCCACGATCCAGCGCATGGAGGCCAGCGAGAGCATGATCCGGGGCAACGTCGATTCCCTGATGAAGCTGATCGCCGCGCTCGATGGCGCCGGCATCGAATTGATCGATGAGGGGGCCGTGAGCAGTGCCGCCGGTCGAGGCGTCAGGCTGAGGCATCGGGCCGCCGTGGCACCCAGGCCGGCGGGTGGAACGCGGGCACGATCATGA
- a CDS encoding respiratory chain complex I subunit 1 family protein — translation MVLISDIAVQGAQMALVLLLSPLMTGFVRKVKARLLRRRGASIFQPYRDLLRLLRKEVVLADNASWLFRVTPYVTFAAIWVAAALVPTFATGLLFNWTADLIAIVALLGSARFFLALAGMDVGTSFGGIGSSREVMIAALAEPAMLLMVFCVALVAGSSQLSTVATFMASSEVGLRVSLGMAMIALVMVAIAENARIPVDNPATHLELTMVHEAMILEYSGRHLAMIEFGAFLKLLLYISLIVCVFFPWEVTTIGAGPLHYLISTAAYLVKIAIAGTLLALFETATAKMRVFRVPAFLGAALMLGLLGTLLLFVSRSL, via the coding sequence ATGGTCCTGATCTCGGATATCGCCGTCCAGGGCGCCCAGATGGCGCTCGTCCTGCTGCTGTCGCCGCTGATGACCGGCTTCGTGCGCAAGGTCAAGGCGCGGCTGTTGCGCCGCCGGGGCGCTTCGATCTTCCAGCCGTATCGCGATCTGCTGCGCCTGCTGCGCAAGGAAGTGGTGCTGGCCGACAATGCATCCTGGCTGTTCCGCGTCACGCCGTACGTGACCTTCGCCGCCATCTGGGTCGCCGCCGCGCTGGTGCCGACCTTCGCCACCGGCCTTCTTTTCAACTGGACCGCGGATCTGATCGCTATCGTCGCGCTGCTCGGCAGCGCCCGCTTCTTCCTGGCGCTCGCCGGCATGGATGTCGGCACGAGTTTCGGCGGCATCGGCTCGAGCCGCGAGGTGATGATCGCGGCCCTGGCCGAGCCCGCCATGCTGCTGATGGTGTTCTGCGTCGCGCTGGTGGCCGGTTCGTCCCAGCTCTCGACCGTGGCCACCTTCATGGCCTCCTCCGAGGTCGGCCTGCGTGTGTCGCTCGGCATGGCGATGATCGCCCTCGTCATGGTGGCGATCGCCGAGAATGCCCGCATCCCGGTCGACAATCCGGCGACCCATCTCGAACTCACCATGGTCCATGAGGCCATGATCCTGGAATATTCCGGGCGGCATCTCGCCATGATCGAGTTCGGCGCCTTCCTCAAGCTCCTGCTCTACATTTCGCTGATCGTCTGCGTCTTCTTTCCCTGGGAGGTGACGACCATCGGCGCCGGACCGCTGCACTACCTGATCAGCACCGCGGCCTATCTGGTCAAGATCGCGATCGCCGGCACGCTGCTGGCGCTGTTCGAGACCGCGACGGCGAAGATGCGGGTGTTCCGCGTGCCGGCGTTCCTCGGCGCGGCGCTCATGCTCGGCCTTCTCGGCACACTCCTGCTGTTCGTGTCACGGAGCCTGTGA
- a CDS encoding NAD-dependent malic enzyme, with protein MSASSAIPRGLALLRDPLLNKGIAFSLAERDALGLRGLLPPHVMTLEQQADRFMKNLRGLSGDLDKFVALNALRDRNETLFLRVVCDNIDEIQPLIYTPTVGLACQKFGDIWQRPRGLYISAGDRGHIAEVLANWPHAARLIVVTDGERILGLGDLGASGMGIPVGKLSLYAACAGVHPALCLPVMLDVGTNNPDLLKDKNYIGLRQNRLRGGEYDDFLEEFMSAAQQAFPGVLIQFEDFANHNAFRLLHRYREQACVFNDDIQGTAAVALAGVFSALRVTGGKLNDQKLLFLGAGEAATGIADLVVAAMVAQGASETDARRRIWLMDSRGLVVWARNDLAEHKLGYAHDHPPVGDFLSAIRELRPTAIIGVSAVGGTFTPEVLKTMAELNDRPIVFALSNPTSKAECSAEEAYRHTGGTALFACGSPYDPVTFDSRIFVPRQGNNSYIFPGVGLGAIASGATRITDEMFMAAARTLADLVTDADRAQGSLYPALPRIREVSCRIAVEVAKVAYQRGVSTGRQPDDVLERVRSQMFEPVYHSYLPA; from the coding sequence ATGTCCGCATCTTCCGCTATTCCGCGCGGACTGGCTCTGCTGCGGGATCCGTTGCTCAACAAGGGAATCGCATTTTCGCTCGCCGAACGCGATGCGCTCGGCCTGCGCGGCCTGTTGCCGCCGCACGTCATGACGCTCGAGCAGCAGGCCGATCGCTTCATGAAGAATCTGCGCGGCCTGTCGGGCGATCTCGACAAGTTCGTGGCGCTCAACGCCCTGCGCGATCGCAACGAGACGTTGTTCCTGCGCGTGGTCTGCGACAACATCGACGAGATTCAGCCGCTGATCTATACACCGACCGTGGGGCTCGCCTGCCAGAAATTCGGCGACATCTGGCAGCGTCCGCGCGGCCTCTATATCAGCGCCGGTGATCGCGGACACATCGCCGAGGTGCTCGCCAACTGGCCGCACGCGGCGCGGCTGATCGTCGTGACCGATGGCGAACGGATTCTCGGCCTCGGCGATCTCGGCGCCAGCGGCATGGGCATCCCGGTCGGCAAGCTGTCGCTCTATGCGGCCTGTGCCGGCGTCCACCCAGCATTGTGCCTGCCGGTGATGCTGGATGTCGGCACCAACAACCCCGACCTGCTCAAGGACAAGAATTATATCGGCCTGCGCCAGAATCGGCTGCGGGGCGGCGAATACGACGATTTCCTGGAAGAATTCATGAGCGCGGCGCAGCAGGCCTTCCCCGGCGTGCTGATCCAGTTCGAGGATTTCGCCAATCACAATGCGTTCCGCCTGCTGCACAGGTATCGCGAGCAGGCCTGCGTCTTCAACGACGACATCCAGGGCACTGCCGCGGTCGCGCTCGCTGGCGTCTTCTCCGCGCTGCGCGTCACCGGCGGCAAGCTCAACGACCAGAAGCTGCTGTTCCTCGGCGCCGGCGAGGCCGCTACCGGCATCGCCGACCTCGTCGTCGCGGCCATGGTGGCGCAGGGGGCGAGCGAAACCGATGCACGGCGCCGGATCTGGCTGATGGATTCGCGCGGTCTGGTGGTCTGGGCGCGCAACGATCTCGCCGAACACAAACTGGGCTACGCCCATGACCATCCCCCGGTCGGCGACTTCCTGAGCGCGATCCGTGAGCTCAGGCCGACCGCAATCATCGGCGTCTCGGCCGTCGGCGGCACCTTTACTCCGGAGGTGCTCAAGACCATGGCCGAACTCAACGATCGGCCGATCGTGTTCGCGCTGTCCAATCCGACATCCAAGGCCGAGTGCAGTGCCGAGGAGGCCTATCGACATACCGGCGGCACGGCGCTGTTTGCCTGCGGCAGCCCCTATGATCCGGTCACCTTCGACAGCCGCATCTTCGTGCCGCGCCAGGGCAACAACTCATATATCTTCCCCGGCGTCGGCCTCGGCGCCATCGCCAGCGGCGCCACACGCATCACCGACGAGATGTTCATGGCCGCCGCGCGCACCCTGGCCGATCTCGTCACCGATGCCGACCGCGCCCAGGGCAGCCTCTACCCGGCGCTGCCGCGGATCCGGGAAGTCTCCTGCCGGATCGCGGTCGAAGTCGCCAAGGTCGCCTATCAGCGCGGTGTCTCGACGGGACGGCAGCCGGACGATGTGCTGGAGCGCGTCCGCTCGCAGATGTTCGAACCGGTCTATCACAGCTATCTGCCGGCATAG
- a CDS encoding NADH-quinone oxidoreductase subunit C — MSALSDLIRQGRVVGEHKPWPRVRVDLAVWSLAANGLADGRFSLLGLWGETATVHLALLDADSAEVAVISLPCPKGQFPSIARYHLPALRLERTIHDLFGLIAEGSPDSRPWLDHGRWGMRLPLAAEHPVQATAPYPFLPAEGDSLHQIAVGPVHAGIIEPGHFRFTASGETVVRLEQRLGYTHKGVEGLMAGAELGQAMRLAGRVSGDSTVAYALAFARALEAALEIEVPSRAVWLRALMAELERLANHLGDIGAICNDAAFALMLAHCGVLREDVLRAADAVFGHRLMRDVIVPGGIARDIAAGGAARIRVTLDTIRRRFKALVDLYDNTASLQDRTVGTGIISAALARQYAAGGYVGRGAGRAFDARRTLAYAPYDRLHFEVPVLADGDVNARVWIRIREVEQSLSLIVQILAGLPDGPLQVVAQPPREPREGMAIVESFRGDVLAWLRINDGRIERAHLRDPSWFQWPLLEAAIEGNIVADFPLCNKSFNCSYSGADL, encoded by the coding sequence ATGTCAGCGCTGAGCGATCTCATCCGTCAGGGCCGTGTCGTCGGCGAGCACAAGCCGTGGCCGCGCGTACGGGTCGACCTCGCGGTCTGGAGCCTCGCCGCCAATGGCCTCGCCGACGGGCGGTTCAGCCTGCTCGGGTTGTGGGGCGAAACCGCCACGGTCCATCTGGCATTGCTCGACGCCGACAGCGCCGAGGTCGCCGTGATCAGCCTGCCCTGCCCGAAGGGGCAGTTTCCGTCGATCGCCAGGTATCACCTGCCGGCGCTGCGACTGGAGCGGACCATCCATGACCTGTTCGGTCTCATCGCCGAGGGCTCGCCCGACAGCCGGCCCTGGCTCGACCACGGCCGCTGGGGGATGCGGCTCCCGCTGGCCGCCGAGCATCCGGTGCAGGCAACCGCGCCCTACCCCTTCCTGCCTGCCGAGGGCGACAGCCTCCACCAGATCGCCGTCGGCCCGGTCCATGCCGGCATCATCGAGCCGGGACATTTCCGCTTCACGGCAAGCGGCGAGACTGTGGTGAGATTGGAGCAGCGGCTCGGCTATACCCACAAGGGTGTCGAGGGGCTGATGGCCGGTGCCGAACTCGGGCAGGCCATGCGCCTCGCGGGCCGCGTCTCCGGCGATAGCACGGTCGCCTACGCCCTTGCCTTCGCGCGGGCGCTGGAAGCCGCTCTCGAGATCGAGGTGCCGTCCAGGGCGGTCTGGCTGCGCGCGCTGATGGCCGAGCTCGAGCGCCTCGCCAACCACCTCGGCGATATCGGTGCGATCTGCAACGACGCCGCCTTTGCCCTGATGCTGGCCCATTGCGGAGTGTTGCGCGAGGATGTCCTGCGCGCCGCCGATGCCGTCTTCGGGCACCGCTTGATGCGCGACGTCATCGTGCCGGGCGGCATCGCCCGCGACATCGCCGCCGGCGGAGCGGCGAGGATCCGCGTCACGCTCGACACCATCCGCCGTCGCTTCAAGGCGCTGGTGGACCTCTACGACAACACGGCGTCGCTTCAGGACCGGACCGTCGGCACCGGAATCATCTCGGCGGCGCTGGCCCGGCAATATGCCGCCGGCGGCTATGTCGGGCGTGGCGCCGGCCGCGCCTTCGATGCGCGACGAACGCTGGCCTATGCGCCCTATGACCGCCTGCACTTCGAAGTGCCGGTGCTGGCGGACGGTGACGTCAATGCGCGGGTCTGGATCCGCATCCGCGAAGTCGAGCAGAGCCTGTCGCTGATCGTGCAGATCCTCGCCGGGTTGCCCGATGGCCCGCTCCAGGTCGTGGCGCAGCCGCCGAGGGAGCCGCGCGAGGGCATGGCGATCGTCGAATCCTTCCGCGGTGACGTGCTGGCGTGGTTGCGGATCAATGACGGCCGGATCGAGCGCGCGCATTTGCGCGATCCGTCCTGGTTCCAGTGGCCGCTGCTCGAGGCGGCGATTGAAGGCAACATCGTCGCCGACTTCCCGCTCTGCAATAAATCGTTCAACTGCTCCTATTCGGGCGCGGATCTGTAG
- a CDS encoding hydrogenase-4 component E produces MHDISFDIAHMLAGGLVLISFMMLYQDRLYALLNIFAVHAVLLACSVAWQAYVQNAPHLYVTAAIALVFKAIIIPVALHRMIRQMGIHRDIENAVGIGMTMLAGMGLVALSMVLMLRVTSAADPLAREDLAFALSVVLLGLLVMVTRRNAVSQVVGFMSLENGLVLAATGAKGMPLVVEISVAFSILIAFIVIGVFLFRIRERFDTVDVGALDDFRGERR; encoded by the coding sequence ATGCACGACATCTCCTTCGACATCGCCCATATGCTCGCAGGCGGCCTCGTTCTGATCAGCTTCATGATGCTGTATCAGGACCGGCTCTACGCGCTCTTGAACATTTTCGCAGTGCATGCGGTGCTGCTGGCCTGTTCCGTGGCCTGGCAGGCCTATGTCCAGAACGCGCCTCATCTCTACGTCACCGCCGCGATCGCGCTGGTGTTCAAGGCCATCATCATTCCGGTGGCGCTGCATCGCATGATCAGGCAGATGGGCATTCATCGCGACATCGAGAACGCGGTCGGCATCGGCATGACCATGCTCGCCGGCATGGGACTCGTCGCCCTGTCGATGGTGCTGATGCTCCGCGTCACCAGCGCGGCGGACCCGCTTGCCCGCGAAGACCTCGCCTTCGCCCTCTCGGTCGTGCTGCTGGGGCTTCTGGTGATGGTGACGCGCCGCAACGCTGTCAGTCAGGTGGTCGGCTTCATGTCGCTCGAAAACGGGCTGGTGCTGGCCGCGACCGGCGCCAAGGGCATGCCGCTGGTGGTGGAGATCAGCGTCGCGTTCTCGATCCTGATCGCCTTCATCGTCATCGGCGTCTTCCTGTTCCGCATCAGGGAGCGGTTCGACACGGTCGACGTCGGCGCCCTCGACGACTTCCGTGGAGAACGTCGATGA
- a CDS encoding NADH-quinone oxidoreductase subunit B family protein, protein MRKLLFPSLFRRPLTEASPGLDEAAVAEIAGAVGRAARRRLGRSLSIREVDAGSCNGCELEIHALNNAYYDVERFGIRFVASPRHADVLLVTGPVTMNMREALLRTYEATPDPKWVVAVGDCGRGGGCFAGSYGVVGGVAEVIPVDLHIPGCPPTPTALLKGLLALLDQVDSKASA, encoded by the coding sequence ATGCGCAAGCTGCTGTTCCCGAGCCTCTTTCGTCGGCCGCTCACCGAGGCGTCGCCGGGCCTCGACGAGGCCGCGGTGGCCGAGATCGCCGGTGCGGTCGGCCGTGCCGCGCGGCGCCGCCTCGGCCGCAGTCTGTCGATCCGGGAAGTCGATGCCGGCTCGTGCAACGGCTGCGAGCTGGAGATCCACGCGCTCAACAACGCCTATTACGACGTCGAGCGCTTCGGCATCCGCTTCGTCGCCTCACCGCGCCACGCCGATGTCCTGCTGGTCACCGGCCCCGTAACCATGAACATGCGCGAGGCCTTGCTGCGCACCTATGAAGCGACGCCGGATCCGAAATGGGTCGTCGCTGTCGGGGATTGCGGCCGCGGCGGCGGCTGCTTCGCCGGCAGCTATGGCGTGGTCGGCGGCGTCGCCGAAGTCATTCCGGTGGATCTGCACATTCCGGGCTGCCCGCCGACGCCGACCGCGCTGCTCAAGGGCCTGCTCGCCCTGCTCGACCAGGTGGACAGCAAGGCGTCGGCCTGA
- a CDS encoding hydrogenase 4 subunit F, whose product MSLSSIDPVGAVLLIPIGAAALLAILPGYRVTARLNIVASLLTFLAALSLFVVDRPPAGQYLLVDDLNIVFIVLNTFVGFTTSIFSASYIAHELETGRLTPTYLRFYHAMYQTMMFGMNLAFVSNNIGLMWVAIEVATLTTVLMVGIYRTHAALEAAWKYFILGSVGIALALFGTILVYMAARPVLGEGQDAMVWTVLIERAAAFDPALLNVAFVFLLLGYGTKVGLAPLHAWLPDAHAEGPTPISAVLSGLLLNVALYAVLRFKILLAASPDAMAPGPLMVIMGLVSLIFAAFMLYRRSDIKRLFAYSSIEHMGIIVFAFGMGGPLANFAGLLHMVMHSLTKSAIFYAVGHVAQVKGTQRITEIRGLTETHPALGWGLVLGVVAIAGLPPLGIFMSEFLVVSSTFARQPLLAIALVFGLLLAFGALTLRLTGVAFGEPRGSTRPAEASYVPMFAHLSLVLMAGIYLPAPLVTWFQHVASRLG is encoded by the coding sequence ATGAGCCTGTCATCCATCGATCCGGTCGGCGCCGTCCTGCTGATCCCGATCGGCGCTGCGGCGCTGCTCGCCATCCTGCCCGGCTATCGCGTCACCGCGCGGCTCAACATCGTCGCCAGCCTGCTGACGTTCCTCGCGGCGCTGTCGCTGTTCGTGGTCGACCGGCCGCCGGCCGGCCAATATCTGCTGGTCGACGACCTGAACATCGTCTTCATCGTCCTCAACACCTTCGTCGGCTTCACCACCAGCATCTTCAGCGCGAGCTACATCGCCCATGAGCTCGAGACCGGCCGGCTGACGCCGACCTATCTGCGCTTCTACCACGCCATGTACCAGACCATGATGTTCGGCATGAACCTCGCGTTCGTGTCCAACAATATCGGCCTGATGTGGGTGGCGATCGAGGTGGCGACGCTGACGACGGTGCTGATGGTCGGCATCTACCGCACCCACGCCGCGCTGGAAGCCGCCTGGAAATATTTCATTCTCGGCAGCGTCGGCATCGCCCTGGCGCTGTTCGGCACCATCCTCGTCTATATGGCGGCGCGGCCGGTCCTCGGCGAAGGCCAGGACGCCATGGTCTGGACGGTGCTGATCGAACGCGCCGCGGCGTTCGATCCCGCCCTGCTCAACGTCGCCTTCGTCTTTCTGCTGCTCGGCTATGGCACCAAGGTCGGCCTGGCGCCGCTGCACGCATGGCTGCCGGATGCCCATGCCGAAGGCCCGACGCCGATCTCCGCGGTGCTATCGGGACTGCTGCTCAACGTCGCGCTCTACGCCGTGCTGCGCTTCAAGATCCTGCTCGCCGCCAGCCCGGATGCCATGGCGCCGGGGCCGCTGATGGTGATCATGGGGCTGGTCTCGCTGATCTTCGCCGCCTTCATGCTCTACCGCCGCAGCGACATCAAACGCCTGTTCGCCTATTCCTCGATCGAGCACATGGGCATCATCGTCTTTGCCTTCGGCATGGGCGGTCCGCTGGCCAATTTCGCCGGGCTGCTCCACATGGTGATGCACAGCCTGACCAAGTCGGCGATCTTCTATGCAGTCGGTCATGTCGCGCAGGTCAAGGGCACCCAGCGCATCACCGAGATCCGCGGTCTCACCGAAACCCACCCCGCGCTCGGCTGGGGTCTCGTGCTCGGCGTCGTCGCCATCGCCGGCCTGCCGCCGCTCGGCATCTTCATGAGCGAATTCCTGGTGGTCAGCTCGACCTTCGCCCGCCAGCCGCTGCTGGCTATCGCGCTGGTATTCGGTCTGCTGCTCGCGTTCGGCGCGCTCACCCTGCGTCTGACCGGCGTCGCCTTCGGCGAGCCGCGCGGCAGCACCAGGCCGGCCGAGGCTTCCTACGTGCCGATGTTCGCCCACCTGTCGCTGGTGCTGATGGCCGGAATCTACCTGCCCGCCCCGCTGGTGACGTGGTTCCAGCACGTGGCGAGCCGTCTTGGTTAG
- a CDS encoding cytochrome c: MQLQSIWVPVVALALVVPTVRSASAASPVNGERIAKRWCSSCHAVEAAQRSTSTEAPPFSSIARNRNLDGPRIAFYLLNPHPQMPDFGLSRDVASDLAAYILKQR; this comes from the coding sequence ATGCAGCTGCAGTCCATCTGGGTGCCTGTCGTCGCACTGGCTCTTGTCGTGCCGACGGTTCGTTCGGCATCGGCGGCCAGTCCCGTCAATGGCGAGCGCATCGCCAAGCGATGGTGTTCAAGCTGTCACGCCGTTGAAGCGGCTCAAAGGTCGACCAGCACCGAGGCGCCGCCGTTTTCGAGCATTGCCAGGAACCGCAATCTCGATGGTCCGCGGATCGCCTTCTACCTGCTCAATCCTCATCCGCAGATGCCTGATTTCGGCCTGTCGCGCGATGTGGCGTCGGATCTCGCCGCCTACATCCTCAAGCAACGGTGA
- a CDS encoding alpha/beta hydrolase produces the protein MTTPAVLAPQMQSPSPFRIAVLADGMDEAARRSAGGLIDQLSPKWFAPEPWSVGAGRSTELMRLARRLRSERPALVYSLPSRRTDWGAVLANLLGIGVVADIRHTGAAPPGRLLRRSCRRLIVATAAQRADAIKRRGIDPDRVVVLPAEPATPRLDQARFGEIEKILLEVLQLGSSWTTTGDGELPLELPLGAGESASIERDRIEERGAGRPNRSVRFVARPSMTVFLPPEERSSGAAIVICPGGGYAGVTIDKEGYDVARWFAARGVAGIVVKYRLPRPDLTGEGLPWPMADLDQALVLTRTHAAAWAINPDRIGVMGFSAGGHMAAWASRAAEPPAFAILVYPVISMDRRLTHAGSRNALLGNSASAAMVERYSFERDLPASLSPTFVVHARDDTVAKFDNSKAYLEALRAANIAAEALICDQGGHGFGLGIHGGDVAAWPDRCLDWIESTTGRS, from the coding sequence TTGACCACGCCGGCCGTGCTCGCTCCACAGATGCAGTCTCCGTCGCCGTTCCGGATCGCTGTTCTGGCCGACGGAATGGACGAGGCGGCGCGCCGCAGTGCTGGCGGATTGATCGATCAACTCAGTCCCAAGTGGTTTGCGCCGGAGCCGTGGAGCGTCGGAGCGGGCCGGTCGACGGAACTGATGCGACTGGCGCGACGACTCCGGTCGGAACGGCCGGCGCTGGTCTACTCGTTGCCGTCGCGCCGGACGGACTGGGGGGCCGTCCTCGCCAATCTGCTCGGAATCGGCGTCGTGGCGGACATTCGCCACACTGGCGCTGCGCCGCCAGGCCGGTTGCTGCGCCGCAGCTGTCGCCGCCTGATCGTGGCGACGGCCGCGCAGCGGGCCGATGCGATCAAGCGGCGGGGGATCGATCCGGATCGGGTCGTCGTCCTGCCTGCTGAACCGGCGACGCCACGGCTCGATCAGGCCCGGTTCGGCGAAATCGAGAAAATCCTGCTCGAGGTCCTCCAGCTCGGATCGTCCTGGACGACGACGGGCGACGGCGAGCTGCCGCTGGAGTTGCCCCTGGGCGCCGGGGAGTCTGCATCGATCGAGCGCGATCGAATCGAGGAACGCGGCGCCGGCCGTCCCAACCGATCGGTGCGGTTCGTCGCCCGGCCGTCGATGACGGTCTTTCTGCCGCCCGAGGAACGATCGTCGGGAGCCGCTATCGTGATCTGTCCGGGCGGCGGCTATGCCGGTGTCACCATCGACAAGGAAGGCTACGACGTTGCTCGCTGGTTTGCGGCCAGAGGGGTCGCCGGCATCGTTGTCAAATATCGCCTGCCGCGGCCGGATCTGACCGGGGAGGGGCTGCCATGGCCGATGGCCGATCTCGACCAGGCGCTGGTGTTGACCCGAACCCATGCTGCGGCCTGGGCCATCAACCCGGACCGGATCGGCGTCATGGGCTTTTCGGCCGGAGGTCACATGGCTGCATGGGCCTCGCGGGCTGCCGAACCGCCCGCCTTCGCCATTCTCGTCTATCCCGTGATCTCGATGGATCGGCGTCTCACTCATGCGGGATCGCGCAATGCTCTGCTCGGCAACTCGGCATCGGCAGCCATGGTCGAACGCTATTCGTTCGAGCGGGATCTCCCTGCAAGCTTGTCTCCGACCTTTGTCGTCCATGCGCGGGACGACACCGTGGCGAAATTCGACAACAGCAAGGCCTATCTTGAGGCCCTGCGCGCCGCCAATATCGCCGCTGAAGCTCTGATCTGCGACCAGGGAGGTCACGGGTTCGGCCTCGGCATCCACGGCGGTGATGTGGCGGCGTGGCCGGATCGATGCCTCGACTGGATCGAGAGCACGACCGGGCGCTCTTGA
- the hyfB gene encoding hydrogenase 4 subunit B produces MQAVALQLWCVAGLLATAIVAIALGRSRQATAVVYTLTLTLSALACAAALSHLIRAPTVASETVLPVGLPWLGAHFRLDALAAFFLFVIDLGGMVASLYALGYGSHEEAPHRVLPFFAAFLAGMNLVVLADDAFSYLLCWEFMSLASWALVLAHHRDPANARASYVYLVMASFGTLALLLAFGLMAGPAGGYGFAAMRAAEHPPTLMAFVLVLMLLGAGSKAGLVPLHVWLPLAHPAAPSHVSALMSGVMTKVAVYGFIRVMFDLLGPPTWWSSVIVLFLGGITAVIGILHALMEKDLKRLLAYSTIENIGVIFVSLGLALAFQANGQGLAAALAFTAALFHVLNHSFFKSLLFFGAGAVLSATGERDMEKLGGLIHRMPSTSFAFLVGCVAISALPPFNGFVSEWLVFQAILQSPSLPQWALKIMAPGVGALLALAAALAAACFVKAFGVTFLGRPRSPIAETAHEVDRFSLAAMFVLAALCLLAGVLPGLVIDTVAPITQGLLGSRMPTQAHEAWLSIVPIAQSRSSYNGLLVLLFITISASLAVMFIHRFASHAIRRGPAWGCGFTDPTPAAQYSGVSFAQPIRRVFGTLLFRARERVEMPPPGDGAPARLTIEMHDLIWERLYLTVKDAVWWAADRLNLLQFLTIRRYLSLVFATLVALLLVLAIWS; encoded by the coding sequence ATGCAGGCGGTCGCGCTCCAACTTTGGTGCGTGGCGGGCCTGCTGGCCACCGCCATTGTCGCCATCGCCCTGGGCCGGTCGAGGCAGGCAACCGCCGTCGTCTACACCTTGACCCTGACCCTGTCGGCGCTGGCCTGCGCCGCCGCCCTCTCCCATCTGATCCGTGCGCCGACCGTTGCCAGCGAAACGGTGCTCCCGGTCGGGTTGCCGTGGCTCGGAGCTCATTTCCGGCTCGATGCGCTCGCCGCCTTCTTCCTCTTCGTGATCGACCTCGGCGGCATGGTGGCGAGCCTCTATGCTCTCGGCTATGGCAGCCACGAAGAGGCCCCGCATCGTGTGCTGCCGTTCTTCGCTGCCTTCCTCGCCGGCATGAACCTCGTGGTGCTGGCGGATGACGCCTTCAGCTATCTGCTCTGCTGGGAGTTCATGTCGCTGGCGTCATGGGCGCTGGTGCTGGCCCATCACCGCGATCCCGCCAACGCCAGGGCGAGCTACGTCTATCTGGTGATGGCAAGCTTCGGCACGCTGGCGCTGCTGCTCGCCTTCGGCCTGATGGCCGGGCCCGCCGGCGGCTATGGCTTCGCCGCCATGCGTGCCGCCGAGCATCCGCCGACGCTGATGGCTTTTGTGCTGGTCCTGATGCTGCTTGGCGCGGGGTCGAAAGCCGGCCTTGTGCCGCTCCATGTCTGGCTGCCACTCGCCCACCCTGCGGCGCCAAGTCATGTCTCGGCGCTGATGAGCGGCGTCATGACCAAGGTCGCCGTCTACGGCTTCATTCGGGTGATGTTCGATCTCTTGGGACCGCCCACATGGTGGTCGAGCGTTATCGTCCTGTTCCTCGGCGGCATCACGGCGGTGATCGGCATCCTGCATGCCCTGATGGAAAAGGACCTCAAGCGTCTGCTTGCCTACAGCACCATCGAGAACATCGGCGTCATCTTCGTCAGTCTTGGTCTCGCGCTCGCTTTCCAGGCGAACGGCCAGGGCCTCGCCGCGGCGCTGGCCTTCACCGCCGCGCTGTTCCATGTCCTCAATCACTCGTTCTTCAAGAGCCTTTTGTTCTTCGGGGCCGGCGCCGTGCTCAGCGCCACCGGCGAACGCGACATGGAGAAGCTCGGCGGTCTGATCCACCGCATGCCCTCCACCAGCTTCGCCTTCCTGGTCGGTTGCGTCGCGATCTCGGCGCTGCCGCCATTCAACGGTTTCGTCTCGGAGTGGCTGGTATTCCAGGCCATCCTGCAGAGCCCCAGCCTGCCGCAATGGGCGCTCAAGATCATGGCTCCCGGTGTCGGCGCGCTGCTGGCGCTCGCCGCGGCACTGGCGGCCGCCTGCTTCGTCAAGGCGTTCGGCGTCACCTTCCTCGGCCGGCCGCGCAGTCCGATCGCCGAGACCGCCCATGAGGTCGACCGCTTTTCGCTGGCGGCGATGTTCGTTCTGGCGGCGCTCTGTCTGCTCGCCGGCGTCCTGCCGGGCCTGGTGATCGATACCGTTGCGCCGATCACCCAGGGACTGCTCGGCAGCCGGATGCCGACCCAGGCCCACGAGGCCTGGCTGTCGATCGTGCCGATCGCCCAGAGCCGCAGCTCCTATAACGGCCTCCTCGTTCTGCTGTTCATCACGATATCGGCCTCGCTCGCGGTCATGTTCATCCACCGCTTCGCGTCGCATGCCATCCGGCGTGGCCCGGCCTGGGGTTGCGGGTTCACGGATCCGACGCCGGCGGCGCAGTATTCCGGCGTCAGCTTCGCCCAACCGATCCGCCGCGTGTTCGGCACCCTGCTCTTCCGCGCCCGCGAGCGCGTCGAGATGCCGCCGCCCGGCGACGGCGCTCCGGCCCGCCTGACGATCGAGATGCACGACCTGATCTGGGAGCGCCTCTATCTGACTGTGAAGGACGCGGTCTGGTGGGCGGCAGACCGGTTGAACCTGCTGCAGTTCCTCACCATCCGTCGCTATCTCAGCCTGGTCTTCGCGACTCTCGTCGCCCTGCTTCTGGTGCTCGCGATATGGTCCTGA